TAAAATATGGTCAACATCTTAAAGGGCTAGTAATTATGAGCATGATTGACAATATTCCAGAGTACATTACAAATATTAATCGTTTGCGCGATGAAATGTTTTCAGAGTTTGAAGTTAATTATATGAAAGAAGTTGAAGCGGAAAATCGTTTTGACGATCCAAAATATAATGAATTGGTTGCTAAGCTCTATCAAGTTTATGTTATGCGCCATCCAGAAAATGCTGGACATCATACCGTATCGACTAATGCCACGCCAGTTTACAATTATTTCCAGGGAAATAATGAGTTTGTGATGACTGGAACCTTGAAAGATTGGGATCGCCGCAGCGATACACACAAGATTACTAATAAAACGCTATTGACCTTTGGCGATCACGATACAATGCCGTTAGCTGTTGCGCAGCGCATGCATCAAGAGATGCCAAACTCGCGCTTAGTATTGACACCTGATGGTGGCCATTGTCACAGCAGTGATAATCCTAAGGCATTCTTCCAGACTTTAGGAGAATTTTTAACAGATGTAGAAACGGACCGATTT
This DNA window, taken from Lactobacillus sp. ESL0684, encodes the following:
- a CDS encoding proline iminopeptidase-family hydrolase, which produces MTGSKIVTLTNGFHLFTRTVGSGKIKLLCVHGGPGSNHEEFENFGDELANYGVEVSMYDQLGSFYSDQPDFSDPANQKYLTIDYYLSELEEVRQKLGLDNFYLLGHSWGGLLAQEYALKYGQHLKGLVIMSMIDNIPEYITNINRLRDEMFSEFEVNYMKEVEAENRFDDPKYNELVAKLYQVYVMRHPENAGHHTVSTNATPVYNYFQGNNEFVMTGTLKDWDRRSDTHKITNKTLLTFGDHDTMPLAVAQRMHQEMPNSRLVLTPDGGHCHSSDNPKAFFQTLGEFLTDVETDRF